In one Dehalogenimonas formicexedens genomic region, the following are encoded:
- a CDS encoding ArsR/SmtB family transcription factor, which produces MRDLIKVFKALSDETRLRVLNLLIHRECCVCEVVQVLGISQTRASRSLSQLYDAGLLDRRSEGLWIIYSLASELKEDYRSLVVKAVGEALGGNPAADKDLKRLAVSQRLCPPADGTPSQQSGVC; this is translated from the coding sequence ATGAGAGATTTGATTAAAGTTTTTAAAGCTTTGTCAGATGAGACCCGGCTCCGCGTTCTCAACCTCCTGATCCATAGAGAATGCTGCGTATGTGAGGTGGTACAGGTTCTCGGGATTTCGCAAACCCGCGCCTCCAGAAGTCTCAGTCAACTCTACGACGCCGGTCTCCTCGACAGGCGGTCAGAAGGGCTTTGGATCATCTACTCCCTGGCCTCCGAGCTGAAAGAGGATTATCGCAGCCTCGTCGTGAAGGCGGTCGGGGAAGCTTTGGGCGGCAATCCCGCCGCGGACAAAGACCTAAAACGCCTGGCGGTGAGCCAGAGGCTTTGCCCGCCCGCTGATGGAACGCCGTCACAGCAGTCCGGCGTGTGTTAA